In Vigna unguiculata cultivar IT97K-499-35 chromosome 3, ASM411807v1, whole genome shotgun sequence, a single genomic region encodes these proteins:
- the LOC114175501 gene encoding uncharacterized protein LOC114175501: protein MSEQVPHQYIMPKLPPYTGTSDPEAHLKAFRAQILISGGSDAIKCKVFVGTLAHGALKWFGGIQKGTITSFPVFTRLFIERFAANRAKPPRITDLFDIRQGSNEPLREYINRFCDASTSISNSDEEILVDAFLKGLRANSFSDSLVRNLAISLAEIRVRAYIHIEADDVMRHKRRQERRSEGDAKTKAPRKRYDDADKARQPDWRYAPYIAQTSIINRTGRSSGNFRPQLQLKSTKIDVLKDVDVNVHLRFPEPTTRTLGRDQKTWCEFHQAWGHDTERCFTLTEQLLRLKDKGYLDKHL, encoded by the coding sequence ATGTCTGAACAGGTCCCACATCAATACATCATGCCCAAGTTACCCCCATACACAGGCACCTCAGATCCAGAAGCACACTTGAAGGCTTTTAGAGCCCAGATTCTTATCTCCGGAGGAAGCGATGCGATAAAATGCAAAGTCTTCGTAGGCACACTAGCCCACGGAGCACTCAAGTGGTTCGGAGGGATCCAAAAGGGTACCATCACATCCTTTCCAGTTTTCACGCGATTATTCATCGAGCGGTTCGCGGCAAACAGAGCAAAACCGCCACGGATCACAGACCTTTTTGACATAAGACAAGGATCGAACGAGCCCCTTCGAGAATATATAAACCGCTTTTGTGACGCCAGCACTAGCATCTCTAATTCAGACGAAGAAATTCTGGTAGACGCTTTCCTTAAGGGACTGCGCGCCAACTCCTTCAGTGATTCTCTAGTCAGAAACCTGGCTATCTCGCTAGCTGAAATTAGAGTCAGGGCATATATCCACATAGAGGCCGATGACGTGATGCGCCACAAGCGACGCCAGGAACGTAGGTCGGAGGGAGATGCAAAGACAAAAGCTCCTCGAAAAAGGTACGACGATGCCGACAAGGCCAGACAACCAGACTGGAGGTATGCACCTTACATCGCCCAAACTTCCATTATCAATCGGACAGGGCGAAGTAGCGGCAACTTTCGTCCCCAGCTACAACTTAAATCTACCAAAATCGATGTTCTAAAAGATGTCGATGTTAATGTACATCTCCGCTTTCCCGAGCCGACCACAAGAACGTTGGGCCGCGATCAAAAGACCTGGTGCGAATTTCACCAAGCCTGGGGCCACGACACAGAACGTTGCTTTACATTGACAGAACAACTATTACGATTAAAAGATAAGGGATACCTCGATAAACACCTTTGA